One Algibacter sp. L3A6 genomic region harbors:
- the mraY gene encoding phospho-N-acetylmuramoyl-pentapeptide-transferase has protein sequence MLYYLFEYLEKQFQFPGASLFGFLTFRAALAMIFALLFSTIYGKKIISFLSRKQMGETIRDLGLDGQKEKAGTPTMGGIIIILATLIPVLLLAKLSNIYIILLIVTTIWMGIIGFIDDYLKKFKNDKDGLKGRFKILGQVGLGIIVGSTLFFHQDVTMKEKLPIEEQRALLVENPDIAPSKLFAAEMKSTKTTIPFVKGNEIEYAKLITWISPDLEKYAWIIFILVTIFIIAAVSNGANLTDGIDGLAAGTSAIIVLTLGIFAWVSGNIIFSEYLNIMYIPRVEEITIYIAAFVGALIGFLWYNTYPAQVFMGDTGSLTIGGIIAVIAIAVRKEWLIPVLCGIFLAENLSVVMQVSWFKYTKKKYGEGRRIFKMSPLHHHYQKSGYHESKIVTRFWIVGILLAILSIVTLKIR, from the coding sequence ATGCTGTATTACTTATTCGAATATTTAGAAAAACAGTTCCAGTTTCCTGGGGCATCACTCTTTGGGTTTTTAACCTTTAGAGCAGCATTGGCTATGATTTTTGCTTTGCTTTTTTCAACAATTTACGGTAAAAAAATAATTAGCTTTTTGTCTAGAAAGCAAATGGGAGAAACCATTCGTGATTTAGGTTTAGATGGTCAAAAGGAAAAAGCCGGTACACCTACAATGGGTGGAATTATTATCATTCTAGCAACGTTGATTCCTGTGTTGTTATTAGCAAAGCTTTCAAATATTTATATCATTTTATTGATAGTAACCACTATTTGGATGGGGATTATTGGTTTTATAGACGATTATTTAAAGAAGTTTAAAAATGATAAAGACGGTTTAAAAGGACGTTTTAAAATTTTAGGTCAAGTTGGTTTAGGTATTATAGTGGGTAGTACACTATTTTTTCATCAAGATGTTACCATGAAGGAAAAATTGCCAATAGAAGAACAACGAGCATTATTGGTAGAAAATCCGGATATAGCGCCGTCGAAGTTGTTCGCGGCCGAAATGAAATCAACTAAAACTACGATTCCTTTTGTAAAAGGAAATGAAATTGAATATGCAAAGTTAATCACATGGATTAGTCCAGATTTAGAAAAGTATGCTTGGATTATTTTTATTCTAGTTACCATTTTTATAATCGCAGCAGTTTCAAACGGGGCTAATTTAACCGATGGAATTGATGGTCTCGCAGCAGGTACATCGGCCATTATAGTGCTTACGTTAGGCATATTCGCATGGGTTTCTGGTAATATTATTTTCTCGGAATACCTTAATATAATGTATATCCCACGTGTTGAGGAAATCACAATTTATATCGCGGCTTTTGTTGGTGCGCTAATTGGTTTTCTTTGGTATAATACCTATCCGGCGCAGGTTTTTATGGGCGATACGGGGAGTTTAACTATTGGAGGTATTATTGCTGTAATTGCTATCGCGGTGCGTAAGGAATGGTTAATACCTGTGCTTTGTGGAATCTTTTTAGCCGAAAATTTATCGGTAGTAATGCAAGTAAGTTGGTTTAAGTATACAAAGAAGAAATATGGTGAAGGTCGACGCATTTTTAAAATGTCGCCGTTACATCATCATTATCAAAAATCGGGATATCACGAAAGTAAAATTGTAACACGATTTTGGATTGTTGGTATTTTGCTAGCTATTCTTTCAATTGTAACGTTAAAAATTAGATAA
- a CDS encoding FtsL-like putative cell division protein, translating to MKNNIYDILKGTFLVSDDSFKNWRMILFVSALAIVMIASSHSADKKVYEISKLNNEVKEMRSAFVDGRSKLQRLKMESTVLAKMKEKGLATSTTPAKKIKVKSQNN from the coding sequence GTGAAAAATAATATATACGACATATTAAAAGGAACATTTTTAGTCAGTGACGATTCGTTTAAGAATTGGCGCATGATTTTATTTGTTTCCGCTTTAGCGATAGTTATGATAGCGAGTTCGCATAGTGCAGATAAAAAAGTTTACGAAATATCTAAACTTAATAATGAAGTAAAAGAAATGCGTTCGGCATTTGTGGATGGTCGTTCTAAATTGCAGCGATTAAAAATGGAATCGACTGTGTTAGCAAAAATGAAAGAAAAAGGTTTGGCAACTTCCACAACGCCAGCAAAAAAGATAAAAGTAAAATCTCAAAATAATTAG
- the rsmH gene encoding 16S rRNA (cytosine(1402)-N(4))-methyltransferase RsmH, translated as MEYHNPVLLKETVDGLNIKPDGIYVDVTFGGGGHSKEILKRLGENGKLFAFDQDLDALENTIDDSRFTLINENFRFIKRFLRFHGVKKVDGVLADFGVSSHQFDVAERGFSTRFEADLDMRMNQEKALSAFHVINEYEVEQLKDVFLQYGELRAAPAMASLIVAHRESEAIVTSEQLKSVLRKFLPPRHENKVLAQIYQAIRIEVNQEIEALKEFLSQTPEILNENGRLSFISYHSLEDRLVKRFIRNGLFEGEPERDMFGNFEVPLKKVGGLVVPTAAEIKINNRARSAKLRIATKA; from the coding sequence ATGGAATATCATAATCCGGTATTATTAAAAGAAACCGTAGATGGTTTAAATATTAAGCCTGACGGCATTTATGTTGATGTTACTTTTGGTGGTGGCGGACACAGTAAGGAGATTTTAAAGCGACTTGGTGAAAACGGAAAATTATTTGCGTTCGATCAAGATTTGGACGCTCTTGAAAATACAATTGACGATTCTCGATTTACATTGATAAATGAGAATTTTAGATTTATAAAACGTTTTTTACGATTTCATGGTGTGAAAAAGGTAGATGGTGTTTTGGCAGATTTTGGCGTATCGTCACATCAATTTGATGTTGCGGAACGTGGTTTTTCTACTCGGTTTGAGGCCGATTTAGATATGCGGATGAATCAAGAAAAAGCATTGTCGGCATTTCATGTTATTAATGAATACGAAGTAGAGCAATTGAAAGATGTGTTCTTGCAATATGGTGAATTGCGTGCGGCGCCTGCTATGGCAAGTTTAATTGTTGCACATCGTGAAAGTGAAGCTATTGTTACAAGTGAACAATTGAAGTCTGTTTTACGAAAATTTTTACCACCAAGACACGAGAATAAAGTTTTAGCTCAAATATATCAGGCTATTAGGATTGAGGTGAATCAAGAAATTGAAGCTCTAAAAGAGTTTTTATCTCAAACACCTGAGATTTTGAACGAAAACGGAAGATTAAGCTTTATATCATACCATTCTTTAGAAGATAGGTTGGTAAAAAGATTTATTAGAAACGGACTGTTTGAGGGAGAACCAGAACGTGATATGTTTGGTAATTTTGAAGTGCCGCTTAAAAAAGTTGGTGGTTTAGTGGTGCCTACTGCTGCAGAGATTAAAATAAATAACAGAGCAAGAAGTGCAAAGTTAAGGATTGCTACTAAGGCTTAA
- a CDS encoding penicillin-binding protein, whose amino-acid sequence MFVFGLAVLFKLFSIQYLQGDKYRALVEKRDVQNITIPANRGNVYSDNGGLLATSIPKYNIAIDAVVSPTKKFEEFVGPLSDSLSKYSGKSSSYYEKSIRKARANKNQYLLLAKNINYTDYVRFRGFPLLKLGAIPGGLIVSQKTKREFPMGEIAQRSIGYERFDDEGNVTRAGIDGAFGVKYLRGTDGKRLKQKIGKNKWKPLTDYNQVEPKDGYDVYTTIDVNIQDIAHHSLLGQLEYYEAEHGCVVVMDVKTGEIKAISNLAKTKSGEYYEKRNYAVWESHEPGSTFKVMALMAALEDKVIDTATIVDTRKGSKRFYGRTIYDSHHGGFGKISAARALEVSSNIGLATIIDENYSKNPKKFIDHIKDWNLDKPLGVSIKGEGDPDIPEPGDKKWSRNALPSMAYGYNLSLTPLQTLAFYNAIANDGEMVKPRFIKAVKEFDEEIEVFEKEVINKKICSDKTLGEIREILKNIVVRGTASKLYSPNFSMAGKTGTAQTEYWMADWKNNKRYISSFAGYFPAENPKYSCIVVIHKPSTKKGYYGADVTGPVFKRIAQKIFTDTPLIDEVKSLDVKVASVEDEYNKFYETTKTYKTIMPNVVGLPAMDALALLENMDVKVKVKLSGNGIVKEQSINKSTKLKNNQTVTLKAS is encoded by the coding sequence ATGTTTGTGTTCGGGCTTGCAGTGCTGTTTAAATTGTTCAGTATTCAGTATTTGCAAGGTGATAAATATAGAGCGCTGGTTGAAAAACGTGATGTTCAAAATATTACTATTCCTGCAAATCGTGGTAATGTGTATTCTGATAATGGAGGTTTGTTAGCAACATCAATCCCGAAGTATAATATTGCTATAGATGCAGTGGTGTCACCAACTAAAAAGTTTGAAGAATTTGTTGGTCCGTTGTCCGATTCGCTTTCTAAATATTCAGGGAAATCATCATCGTATTACGAGAAGTCTATAAGAAAAGCACGTGCGAATAAAAATCAATATTTGCTATTAGCAAAAAATATTAATTATACCGATTATGTGCGTTTTAGAGGGTTTCCGCTTTTAAAATTAGGCGCAATTCCGGGAGGGCTTATTGTAAGTCAGAAAACGAAACGAGAATTTCCAATGGGTGAAATAGCACAGCGTTCTATTGGTTACGAGCGATTTGATGATGAAGGAAATGTAACGCGTGCTGGAATCGATGGTGCTTTTGGAGTAAAATATTTACGTGGTACCGATGGTAAGCGTTTAAAGCAAAAAATAGGGAAAAACAAATGGAAACCACTTACCGATTATAATCAAGTGGAGCCAAAAGATGGTTATGATGTTTATACAACTATCGATGTAAATATTCAAGATATCGCGCATCATTCGTTGTTGGGGCAGTTAGAGTATTACGAGGCTGAGCATGGTTGTGTTGTGGTTATGGATGTTAAAACTGGTGAAATAAAAGCTATTTCGAATTTAGCAAAAACTAAGAGTGGCGAATATTACGAAAAACGAAATTATGCCGTTTGGGAGTCGCACGAGCCAGGGTCTACTTTTAAAGTTATGGCGCTTATGGCTGCTCTAGAGGATAAGGTGATTGATACGGCAACGATTGTAGATACAAGAAAAGGATCTAAGCGTTTTTACGGAAGAACAATTTACGATTCTCATCATGGTGGTTTCGGTAAAATTTCGGCAGCAAGAGCTTTAGAGGTGTCTTCAAATATTGGTTTAGCTACAATTATCGATGAAAATTATTCTAAAAATCCTAAGAAATTTATAGATCATATTAAGGATTGGAATCTTGATAAGCCGTTAGGTGTCTCAATTAAAGGTGAAGGTGATCCAGATATTCCGGAGCCAGGTGATAAAAAGTGGAGTAGAAATGCTTTGCCGTCTATGGCTTATGGGTATAACTTAAGTTTAACACCGTTGCAAACACTTGCTTTTTATAACGCTATTGCGAATGATGGTGAAATGGTAAAGCCAAGATTTATAAAAGCAGTTAAGGAGTTTGATGAAGAAATTGAGGTTTTTGAAAAAGAAGTGATTAATAAAAAGATTTGTTCTGATAAGACCTTAGGTGAAATTAGAGAAATACTAAAAAACATAGTGGTGAGAGGTACAGCAAGCAAGTTGTATTCTCCAAATTTCTCAATGGCAGGAAAAACGGGAACGGCACAAACAGAGTATTGGATGGCTGATTGGAAAAATAATAAAAGATACATCTCGTCTTTTGCAGGTTATTTTCCAGCAGAAAACCCGAAGTATTCTTGCATTGTTGTTATTCATAAACCAAGTACTAAAAAAGGGTATTACGGGGCCGATGTTACGGGGCCAGTTTTTAAACGTATTGCGCAAAAAATATTTACAGACACACCTTTAATAGATGAAGTAAAATCTTTAGATGTGAAAGTAGCTTCTGTAGAAGATGAGTATAATAAGTTTTACGAAACAACAAAAACGTATAAAACTATTATGCCAAATGTGGTAGGCTTGCCTGCTATGGACGCATTAGCCCTTTTAGAAAATATGGATGTGAAGGTTAAAGTGAAACTTAGCGGAAACGGTATTGTGAAAGAACAATCAATAAATAAGAGTACCAAGTTAAAAAACAATCAAACGGTTACATTAAAAGCATCATGA
- the mraZ gene encoding division/cell wall cluster transcriptional repressor MraZ, whose product MDLLTGTYDCKVDAKGRLMMPAAIKKQLASVLDDGFVLRRSVFQKCLELYPMQEWQALMQKMNKLNKFKKKNNDFIRRFTAGAKIIEIDVNGRLLVPKDLTVFANISKNIVVASAINIIEIWDKDLYEQAIDDAAIDFADLAEEVMGQDDEDYGIS is encoded by the coding sequence TTGGACTTATTAACAGGAACATACGATTGTAAAGTTGATGCCAAAGGCAGACTTATGATGCCTGCTGCGATAAAAAAGCAGCTTGCGTCGGTGCTAGACGATGGTTTTGTTTTGCGAAGATCGGTTTTTCAGAAGTGTTTGGAGTTATATCCAATGCAAGAATGGCAAGCGTTAATGCAGAAAATGAATAAGCTTAATAAGTTCAAGAAAAAGAACAACGATTTTATTCGAAGATTTACTGCTGGAGCAAAAATTATTGAAATTGACGTTAATGGGAGACTGTTAGTGCCAAAAGATTTAACGGTTTTTGCTAACATTTCGAAAAATATTGTAGTGGCTTCGGCAATCAATATTATTGAAATTTGGGATAAAGATTTATATGAACAAGCCATTGATGATGCGGCAATCGATTTTGCAGATTTAGCCGAAGAAGTTATGGGGCAAGATGATGAAGACTATGGAATATCATAA
- a CDS encoding alpha/beta fold hydrolase has translation MTHSLKKEGNYSYIEAGEGTPIIVLHGLMGGLSNFDAVTDFFSQKGYKVLIPELPIYSMSLLKTNVKSFAKYLHEFIIFKGYDEVILLGNSLGGHIGLYHTKMFPDTVKGLIITGSSGLYESAMGGGYPKRSDYEVIKKKAQDVFYDPAVATKEIVDEVYETVNNRNKLIKTLAIAKSAIRHNMAKDLPNMKTPTCIIWGKNDSVTPPEVAEEFNELLPDSELHWIDKCGHAAMMEHPDEFNKIMDAWLEKRQF, from the coding sequence ATGACGCATAGTTTAAAAAAAGAAGGTAATTACAGCTATATTGAAGCCGGAGAGGGTACACCAATTATTGTGCTACACGGATTAATGGGCGGATTGAGTAATTTTGATGCCGTAACTGATTTTTTTAGCCAAAAAGGATATAAAGTCCTTATCCCCGAACTCCCAATTTACAGCATGTCACTGCTTAAAACTAACGTAAAAAGCTTTGCCAAATACCTACACGAATTTATAATTTTTAAAGGTTATGATGAAGTTATTTTATTAGGAAATTCGCTTGGCGGACACATTGGCTTATACCATACAAAAATGTTCCCAGACACAGTAAAAGGCTTAATAATAACCGGAAGCTCTGGACTTTACGAAAGTGCTATGGGCGGAGGCTACCCAAAACGTAGCGATTACGAGGTGATTAAAAAGAAAGCACAAGATGTTTTTTACGATCCCGCAGTTGCCACCAAAGAAATTGTAGACGAAGTTTACGAAACCGTAAACAACCGTAATAAGCTAATAAAAACTTTAGCTATTGCTAAAAGTGCTATTAGGCATAATATGGCAAAAGATTTACCTAACATGAAAACGCCCACTTGTATTATTTGGGGTAAAAATGATAGCGTAACGCCACCTGAAGTTGCAGAAGAATTTAACGAACTTTTACCAGATTCTGAATTACATTGGATTGACAAATGTGGCCATGCAGCCATGATGGAACACCCTGATGAATTCAATAAAATCATGGATGCTTGGTTAGAAAAAAGACAATTCTAG
- a CDS encoding UDP-N-acetylmuramoyl-L-alanyl-D-glutamate--2,6-diaminopimelate ligase, translating into MSVLKDILYKVTLNAVVGNTSMDVNSIHFDSRNIVKGDVFVAIQGSVVDGHNYIDVAIKNGATAIVCEATPEVVVDGITYVEVDNSSKAMAIMASNFYGVPSENLKLVGVTGTNGKTTVASLLFQLFKNAGFKVGLLSTVKIMVDTVEYKATHTTPDSLTINKYLKEMNTAGVEFCFMEVSSHGIHQFRTEGLHFEGGIFTNLSHDHLDYHNTFAEYRDVKKRFFDGLPSTAFALVNTDDKNGAIMLQNTKAKKQTYALKGYADYKAQILENRLSGLLLKVNDSEVWTRLIGNFNAYNVLAIYATAELLGLEKVEILRLISDLESVSGRFQYLISAEKITAIVDYAHTPDALKNVLETINSIRTKNEELITVVGCGGDRDKTKRPKMGHIATALSTKVIFTSDNPRSEEPQAILDDIEKGVEPQNFKKALTISDRKQAIKAACQMAQPNDIILIAGKGHEDYQEIKGERFHFDDYETVQEILKQLQK; encoded by the coding sequence ATGAGTGTATTAAAAGACATATTATATAAGGTTACTTTAAATGCTGTTGTTGGAAACACGAGCATGGATGTAAACAGCATTCATTTCGATTCGCGCAACATTGTTAAAGGTGATGTGTTTGTGGCTATCCAGGGCAGTGTTGTGGATGGACATAATTATATAGATGTGGCTATTAAAAATGGTGCAACTGCAATAGTTTGTGAGGCGACTCCGGAAGTGGTTGTTGATGGTATAACTTATGTAGAAGTTGATAATTCTAGTAAAGCTATGGCTATTATGGCATCCAATTTTTACGGTGTGCCATCCGAGAATTTAAAACTTGTTGGTGTTACTGGTACTAACGGAAAAACAACAGTTGCTAGTTTGTTATTTCAGTTGTTTAAAAACGCCGGTTTTAAGGTTGGTTTGCTTTCAACTGTAAAAATAATGGTAGATACTGTAGAGTATAAAGCAACTCACACTACGCCAGATTCTTTAACTATTAACAAGTATTTAAAGGAGATGAATACGGCAGGTGTCGAGTTTTGTTTTATGGAAGTTAGCTCGCATGGTATTCATCAATTTAGAACAGAAGGTTTGCATTTTGAAGGCGGGATATTTACCAATTTATCGCACGATCATTTAGATTATCATAACACTTTTGCAGAGTATCGTGATGTTAAAAAACGTTTTTTCGACGGTTTACCATCAACAGCTTTTGCGTTAGTGAATACCGATGATAAAAATGGAGCAATTATGCTTCAAAATACAAAAGCTAAAAAACAAACGTATGCTTTAAAAGGCTATGCTGATTATAAAGCACAAATTTTAGAAAATAGATTAAGCGGTTTATTGCTTAAGGTGAATGATAGTGAGGTTTGGACACGGTTAATCGGGAATTTTAATGCTTACAATGTATTAGCTATTTACGCTACAGCGGAATTGTTAGGGCTCGAAAAAGTAGAAATTCTTCGTTTAATTAGTGATTTGGAAAGCGTGAGCGGACGATTTCAGTATTTAATTTCAGCTGAAAAAATAACGGCGATTGTTGATTATGCGCACACACCTGATGCATTGAAAAATGTATTGGAAACTATAAATAGTATTCGTACTAAAAATGAAGAACTCATTACCGTTGTTGGTTGTGGTGGAGATCGTGATAAAACAAAGCGTCCAAAAATGGGGCATATCGCTACGGCGTTAAGTACAAAAGTGATTTTTACTAGTGATAACCCACGAAGTGAAGAGCCACAAGCCATTTTAGACGATATAGAAAAAGGGGTAGAACCTCAAAATTTTAAAAAGGCCTTAACAATTTCAGATAGAAAACAAGCTATTAAAGCGGCTTGCCAAATGGCGCAACCTAACGATATTATTTTAATAGCAGGAAAGGGTCATGAAGACTATCAGGAAATTAAAGGAGAACGTTTTCATTTTGATGATTATGAAACCGTGCAAGAGATATTAAAGCAATTACAGAAGTAA